In Sphingobacteriaceae bacterium, the following proteins share a genomic window:
- a CDS encoding response regulator translates to MLVFLVDDDYEDHEIFEMAFSKAVTSHQLVTAENGIEAIEKFKQDKSFKPDIIFLDVNMPRMTGKECVHELRKLPELKNIPMILYSTHDSQKEVIEAQRAGATDFMTKPASISEYTQALQEIVKKHVKS, encoded by the coding sequence ATGCTGGTTTTTTTGGTGGATGACGATTATGAGGATCATGAAATTTTTGAAATGGCTTTTAGTAAGGCTGTCACCTCACATCAACTTGTTACTGCAGAAAACGGGATAGAGGCGATAGAAAAGTTTAAGCAGGACAAAAGTTTTAAGCCCGATATTATTTTTTTAGATGTGAACATGCCTCGCATGACCGGTAAAGAATGTGTTCATGAATTGAGAAAATTACCTGAACTGAAGAACATACCAATGATTTTATATTCTACCCACGATAGTCAGAAAGAAGTTATTGAAGCGCAACGCGCAGGAGCTACAGATTTTATGACTAAACCAGCAAGCATATCCGAGTATACACAAGCCCTCCAGGAGATTGTAAAGAAGCATGTGAAGTCATAG
- a CDS encoding general stress protein codes for MGDVKNLSQNDAIAKLKELAEDIGVCMFCTDLGNVPFQTRPMGTQKVDENGDLWFLSAASSDKNDEIRHDSDVQLLYSKNSDAKFLSVLGKAEVSRDKAKIDELWNKLAEAWFKGGKDDPNLTVVRVRPSEAYYWDTKNGKMITLIKIAISAVSGLRMDGGVEGKIRL; via the coding sequence ATGGGAGATGTAAAAAATTTATCGCAAAACGATGCGATCGCAAAATTAAAAGAATTGGCTGAAGATATCGGCGTATGTATGTTTTGTACTGATCTGGGCAATGTACCTTTTCAAACACGTCCCATGGGAACCCAGAAAGTGGATGAAAACGGCGACCTATGGTTTTTAAGCGCTGCCAGCAGCGACAAAAACGACGAGATTCGTCACGACTCAGATGTGCAACTGCTTTATTCTAAAAACTCAGATGCGAAATTCCTATCCGTTTTGGGTAAGGCCGAAGTATCGAGAGATAAGGCAAAAATTGATGAGTTGTGGAATAAATTAGCCGAAGCCTGGTTCAAAGGCGGAAAGGACGATCCGAATTTAACTGTAGTACGCGTGCGTCCGAGTGAAGCTTATTACTGGGATACTAAAAACGGAAAAATGATCACATTAATTAAGATCGCTATCTCGGCTGTTTCAGGATTGAGAATGGATGGCGGAGTTGAAGGAAAAATTCGTTTGTAA
- a CDS encoding DNA-binding protein gives MRLIFHIFYIVLIFSSPNFSAQTPSAPKYIRVTGGYLMVLKQGDSLFKELKTLATQENIPSASFTGLGFANIEFGFFNAKKKAYKKQMFKNMELASLDGSIAWQNGQPSIHAHGVGGDKNFRARAGHLMSAEVSTGSLEIMICVYQKRLERRKDEVLGADVLDLE, from the coding sequence ATGCGCCTAATCTTTCACATTTTCTATATTGTGCTTATATTTTCAAGCCCAAATTTCTCTGCGCAAACACCCTCCGCACCAAAGTACATTAGAGTAACGGGTGGTTACCTCATGGTTTTAAAACAAGGCGATTCCCTCTTTAAAGAATTAAAAACTCTCGCAACGCAGGAAAATATTCCCTCAGCAAGTTTTACAGGTCTGGGCTTTGCCAATATTGAGTTTGGTTTTTTTAATGCCAAGAAAAAGGCATATAAAAAACAGATGTTTAAAAATATGGAACTCGCTTCCCTGGATGGAAGTATTGCCTGGCAAAACGGTCAACCTTCCATTCACGCTCACGGTGTAGGAGGAGACAAAAATTTCAGGGCACGTGCAGGACATTTAATGTCTGCAGAAGTGAGTACGGGTTCCTTAGAGATAATGATCTGCGTTTACCAAAAACGTTTAGAGCGAAGGAAAGACGAAGTTCTTGGAGCAGACGTTCTTGATCTGGAATAA
- a CDS encoding FAD-dependent oxidoreductase, with protein MTKKKIIILGGGFAGLQLARKLNNSLFDVILIDKQNHHQFQPLFYQVATARLEPANISFPFRKIFQKSKNIQIRMAEVTKILPSGNQIQTSEEVYDYDYLVIATGCKTNFFGNEQIMKHAYSMKSTQEAISIRNEVLLSFEKYISSSQEEKEALLNIVIVGAGPTGVELAGAFAEMKKNILPRDYPHIDFSGLTITILEGSKNTLNSMSVPSQKKSREYLEKLGVKIKTEVIVTDYDGITVTLKDGEKIKSKNLIWAAGVTGNVIEGVNPDSILRNRYVVDRYNAVKNHPNIFAIGDIAYMVTPKYPNGHPQLGNVAINQGKNLGSNLIALEKGKALTQYEYKDLGSMATVGEYKAVVDLPWLKFQGALAWFAWMFLHLMLMLSTRNKFLTFMNWSWNFFTKDSSLRLILKSDSQKRV; from the coding sequence ATGACAAAAAAGAAGATCATCATTCTTGGTGGCGGATTCGCAGGACTACAACTTGCAAGAAAATTAAATAACAGTCTTTTTGATGTTATTTTAATTGACAAACAAAATCACCATCAGTTCCAGCCTCTATTTTACCAGGTTGCCACGGCACGTTTAGAGCCCGCAAATATTTCGTTTCCTTTCAGGAAGATTTTTCAGAAGTCTAAGAACATACAAATCCGTATGGCTGAAGTCACAAAAATTCTTCCTTCGGGTAACCAGATTCAGACTTCAGAAGAAGTTTATGACTATGATTATCTCGTAATTGCCACCGGTTGCAAAACTAACTTTTTTGGCAATGAGCAAATTATGAAACATGCCTATTCTATGAAGAGTACGCAGGAAGCTATTAGTATCAGGAATGAAGTTTTACTTAGTTTTGAAAAATACATTTCTTCCAGCCAGGAAGAAAAAGAGGCATTATTAAATATTGTTATCGTTGGCGCAGGCCCCACAGGCGTAGAACTTGCAGGTGCTTTTGCGGAAATGAAAAAGAATATCCTTCCAAGAGATTATCCTCATATAGATTTTTCGGGTCTTACTATTACAATTTTAGAAGGAAGCAAGAATACACTTAATAGTATGAGCGTTCCTTCTCAGAAAAAATCAAGAGAATATCTGGAAAAATTAGGCGTAAAGATAAAAACCGAAGTAATTGTAACTGATTACGATGGCATTACGGTTACTTTAAAAGATGGCGAAAAGATTAAAAGTAAAAACCTTATTTGGGCTGCAGGCGTCACTGGCAATGTGATTGAGGGTGTGAATCCGGATTCAATTTTAAGAAATCGTTATGTTGTTGACCGTTACAATGCAGTAAAAAATCATCCCAACATTTTTGCCATTGGCGACATTGCTTACATGGTTACTCCCAAATATCCGAATGGTCACCCTCAGCTTGGGAATGTAGCTATTAACCAGGGTAAAAATCTCGGTTCAAATCTTATAGCATTAGAAAAAGGAAAGGCTTTAACACAATACGAATACAAAGACCTCGGATCTATGGCTACTGTAGGAGAATACAAAGCCGTGGTAGATCTGCCCTGGTTAAAATTTCAGGGGGCATTGGCCTGGTTTGCCTGGATGTTTCTACATTTGATGTTAATGTTAAGCACCAGAAATAAATTCCTGACTTTTATGAACTGGAGCTGGAATTTTTTCACGAAAGATTCTTCGCTGAGATTAATTTTGAAAAGCGATTCTCAAAAACGGGTCTGA
- a CDS encoding ABC transporter permease, whose protein sequence is MSNSKTRQYVLSKGLDDYFLGVQKTYKFIGRFFREVVKPPFHFREVINQCFEIGLRSLPLITLTGFITGIVFTKQSRPSLETFGATSWLPSLISIAILRALASLVTALICAGKVGSGIGAELGSMRVTEQIDAMEVSSINPFKYLVVTRVLASTITIPVLALYCGFVGLLGSFVNINGHESTSIFSFFENGFETITFLDIFTSVVKSIFFGFTIGMTGCYKGYNASSGTVGVGKAANQAVVLSMFLVFIEEVVIVQVSNWIRLY, encoded by the coding sequence ATGAGTAATTCCAAAACAAGACAGTACGTTTTATCAAAAGGACTGGACGACTATTTTTTAGGCGTTCAAAAAACTTATAAGTTTATTGGCCGCTTCTTTAGAGAAGTGGTTAAACCACCTTTTCATTTCAGGGAAGTTATAAATCAGTGTTTTGAAATTGGATTACGCTCTCTTCCACTTATTACATTAACAGGATTTATTACCGGGATAGTATTTACCAAACAATCTCGTCCTTCTCTGGAAACTTTCGGGGCAACTTCCTGGTTGCCATCGCTTATTTCCATCGCCATTTTACGCGCCCTTGCTTCATTAGTTACTGCGCTGATTTGTGCTGGCAAGGTAGGCTCAGGTATAGGCGCCGAACTAGGATCTATGCGTGTTACCGAACAAATCGATGCTATGGAAGTTTCCTCCATCAATCCTTTTAAATACTTAGTTGTAACCCGTGTACTTGCCAGTACTATCACAATTCCCGTCCTTGCACTCTACTGCGGCTTCGTGGGTTTGCTGGGATCATTTGTAAATATTAACGGACACGAATCGACCAGTATTTTTAGTTTTTTCGAAAACGGATTTGAAACCATTACTTTTCTCGACATTTTTACTTCAGTAGTAAAATCTATCTTTTTTGGTTTTACTATAGGCATGACAGGTTGTTATAAAGGTTACAATGCAAGCAGCGGAACTGTAGGTGTTGGTAAAGCGGCAAACCAGGCCGTGGTCTTATCTATGTTCCTGGTTTTTATTGAAGAAGTAGTGATTGTACAAGTTAGTAACTGGATCAGACTTTATTAG
- the rpoN gene encoding RNA polymerase sigma-54 factor, translating to MAIIQSQTQKLTQKLTHQQIQLINILGLPTIALEQHIAAEMAINPALEFDNVENDSEAENEQDKEPEVEHGDDYIAEPKLGEDYDYKDYMDRDSLDDYKYEANNHTKDDEKREQVFLESHDFTVGLINQLNLLPITEKEKQIGLYLINTLDNDGYLRREIADIADEYSFVNDFVSEEELISVLNKIKSLDPIGIGARDLKECLLLQLNAKREKTKDTYNAITILQNHMTELSVRNFENIKKTLKIDNEELQDALSEIKKLNPTPAGSSVESAGRAVTIVPDFSVTVENDKVELFLNSAKHPPLKISDDYTDMLNTYSKAKDKSMREASSFIKTKVESAKWFIEALQQREKLMITVAKAIVRHQKKFFLTGDEADLKPLILKTIAEEIDSDISTVSRIVISKYIQTTYGTLLMKSLFTEGLSTTNGEIVSTKEVKKVLMECVNTEDKSNPLSDEQIAYMLMQRTYSIARRTVAKYREELNIPSKNFRRSAAA from the coding sequence ATGGCTATTATACAATCACAAACTCAAAAACTTACCCAAAAGCTTACTCACCAGCAAATTCAGCTAATAAATATATTAGGCTTACCCACCATCGCACTCGAACAGCATATAGCTGCAGAAATGGCAATTAATCCAGCGTTGGAATTCGATAACGTAGAAAACGATTCGGAAGCCGAGAATGAACAGGATAAAGAGCCTGAAGTAGAACACGGTGACGATTATATTGCAGAACCTAAATTGGGAGAAGACTATGATTACAAAGATTACATGGACCGTGATTCGTTAGACGATTATAAATACGAAGCAAACAACCATACAAAAGATGACGAAAAACGCGAACAGGTATTTTTAGAAAGTCATGATTTTACTGTTGGTTTGATTAACCAGTTAAACCTTTTACCTATTACTGAAAAAGAAAAACAAATTGGTTTATATCTTATTAATACTTTGGATAACGATGGTTACCTAAGACGTGAAATAGCCGACATTGCCGACGAATACTCTTTCGTAAACGATTTTGTGAGTGAAGAAGAACTGATCAGCGTTTTGAATAAGATCAAAAGCCTTGATCCTATTGGCATAGGCGCCAGAGATTTAAAAGAATGCCTTCTTCTGCAACTAAACGCAAAAAGAGAAAAAACAAAAGATACTTATAATGCTATCACTATTTTACAAAACCATATGACTGAACTGTCTGTGAGAAATTTTGAGAACATTAAAAAAACACTAAAAATCGATAACGAAGAATTACAAGACGCTTTATCCGAAATTAAAAAATTAAATCCAACTCCGGCAGGAAGCTCTGTAGAAAGTGCTGGCAGAGCGGTGACTATTGTTCCAGACTTTTCAGTAACAGTAGAAAACGATAAAGTAGAATTATTTTTAAACTCGGCTAAACACCCGCCATTAAAAATAAGCGACGATTATACGGATATGTTAAACACTTATTCGAAAGCAAAAGATAAAAGCATGCGTGAAGCTTCCAGCTTTATCAAAACAAAAGTAGAAAGTGCTAAATGGTTTATTGAAGCATTACAACAACGCGAAAAACTAATGATCACCGTTGCGAAAGCAATTGTAAGACACCAGAAAAAATTCTTCTTAACAGGAGATGAAGCTGATCTTAAACCTTTAATCTTAAAAACAATCGCTGAAGAAATTGATTCTGATATCTCAACCGTATCAAGAATTGTTATCAGTAAATATATTCAGACTACCTACGGTACTTTACTAATGAAATCATTATTCACCGAAGGTTTAAGTACTACTAACGGAGAAATTGTAAGTACTAAAGAAGTTAAAAAAGTATTGATGGAATGTGTGAATACGGAAGATAAATCAAATCCGTTAAGCGATGAACAAATTGCATATATGTTAATGCAAAGAACCTACTCTATTGCCCGCCGTACTGTTGCTAAATACAGAGAAGAATTAAACATTCCGAGTAAAAACTTCAGAAGATCTGCCGCAGCATAA
- a CDS encoding ABC transporter ATP-binding protein yields METHHDKDIINKDEKVIAIRGLYKAFGPLEVLKGVDLDVYRGENVAVLGRSGTGKSVLIKILVGLLKPDAGDVKVLGQDVANLSPKELDALRLKIGFSFQNSALYDSMDVRRNLEFPLRMNFKHLSKKEIDTSVEEVLDAVGLSDKINQMPGDLSGGQKKRIGIARTLILKPEIMLYDEPTSGLDPITSIEINELINEVQTKYKTSSIIITHDLTCAKATGNRVAMLLDGIFLKVGTFGEVFDHPEARIQSFYNYNFIQ; encoded by the coding sequence ATGGAAACACATCACGATAAAGACATCATTAATAAGGACGAAAAAGTTATAGCCATTCGTGGATTATACAAGGCTTTTGGCCCTTTAGAAGTTCTAAAAGGAGTTGACCTTGATGTCTACCGCGGCGAAAACGTTGCTGTGCTGGGCCGTTCAGGTACCGGAAAATCTGTACTCATCAAAATTTTAGTCGGACTATTAAAACCAGATGCCGGAGACGTAAAAGTCCTGGGACAGGATGTTGCTAATTTAAGTCCCAAAGAACTCGATGCTTTACGTTTAAAAATCGGCTTTTCTTTTCAAAACAGTGCTTTATATGATAGCATGGATGTACGTAGAAATTTAGAATTTCCCCTGCGCATGAATTTTAAACACCTCAGCAAAAAAGAAATCGACACTTCCGTTGAAGAAGTTCTGGACGCTGTAGGGTTGAGTGACAAAATAAATCAAATGCCCGGCGATCTTTCCGGTGGACAGAAAAAAAGGATCGGTATTGCAAGAACTCTGATTTTAAAACCCGAGATCATGCTGTACGATGAACCCACATCGGGGCTGGATCCTATAACCAGCATCGAAATAAATGAATTGATTAATGAAGTTCAAACAAAATATAAAACCAGTTCCATCATTATCACTCACGATCTCACTTGTGCCAAAGCAACAGGCAATCGTGTTGCTATGTTGCTTGACGGAATTTTTTTAAAAGTAGGAACGTTCGGCGAAGTATTTGATCATCCCGAAGCACGCATACAAAGTTTTTATAATTACAATTTTATACAGTAA
- the cphA gene encoding cyanophycin synthetase, with protein sequence MKILETKILKGPNFWSNYRHNLIVLKLDIGEYEELPSNKIEGFSERMEAMIPSLFSHRCSQSYEGGFFERVKEGTWMGHIIEHIALEIQCLAGMEAGFGRTRSADEHGVYHVIFSYEIESAGLYAGEAALRIVEHLISGEAYDIANDIDVLKRIKLRKGFGPSTQSLINEARRKNIPVRGMENGSLILLGQGANQKMIRASMTSDTSSWGVEMACDKEETKKILDKAYIPVPKGEVCRSEEGLKEIIAEIGFPVVLKPIDGNHGRGITTNITNPDQAIAAFEIAKTVSDEVIVERYIVGDDYRFLLVNYKLVAVAKRTPAMVMGDGHSSIQSLIDQTNADPNRGEGHEKVMTTIKVDKVTETILKEKNLSLDHILPLGEILFLKDTANISTGGTSTDMTDNVHPANVFMAERIAKLMKLDICGIDIVAKDVALPFNQDNNGAVIEVNACPGFRMHLNPSKGLARNVAEPVIDMLFPEGGKSSRIPIVAITGTNGKTTTTRLISHIAKVAGHKVGYTTTDGIYLQDHLIHYGDCTGSQSAATILTDPTVDFAVLECARGGLLRSGLGFDHCDISIVTNISEDHLGLKGIKTLEEMAKVKSVVPKSTFDHGYAILNADDDLVYGMKDELDCNIAYFSIDATNERIKKHCANGGLAAVVEKGFLTVCRGEWKIRVHKIESIPLTVGGRAECMIKNILPATLAAIIQNFKIEDIRQALLSFIPSPELTPGRMNLFNFKNFDLMIDYAHNTAGFMELKTFMDRTRATKKTGIFTGVGDRRDEDIRNLGIIAGRMFDEVIIRHDKDMRGRPQQEVTNLVIEGLKQTNPDISILVISDEHEAVEHAINHAQPGEFIVVCTDTINESTAYVKSRLQEETNKSNLVHAIN encoded by the coding sequence ATGAAGATCCTGGAAACTAAAATTTTAAAAGGGCCCAATTTCTGGTCTAACTACCGCCACAATCTTATTGTACTAAAACTCGATATCGGCGAGTACGAAGAACTTCCAAGTAATAAAATAGAGGGATTCTCTGAACGCATGGAGGCTATGATACCCTCGTTATTTAGTCACCGTTGTTCTCAGAGCTACGAAGGTGGCTTTTTTGAGCGTGTGAAGGAGGGTACCTGGATGGGACATATTATTGAACATATAGCTTTGGAAATTCAATGCTTAGCCGGCATGGAAGCTGGTTTTGGCCGAACACGTTCGGCTGATGAACACGGAGTTTACCACGTAATTTTTTCGTATGAAATTGAATCGGCTGGCCTTTACGCAGGAGAAGCAGCTCTTAGAATAGTAGAGCATTTAATTTCAGGCGAAGCTTACGACATAGCAAATGATATTGATGTTTTAAAACGCATCAAACTGAGAAAAGGATTTGGTCCAAGCACACAATCGTTAATAAACGAAGCCAGGCGTAAAAATATTCCGGTAAGAGGAATGGAGAACGGATCTCTTATTTTATTGGGACAAGGAGCGAACCAAAAGATGATTCGCGCCTCAATGACCTCTGATACCAGCAGCTGGGGAGTTGAGATGGCTTGTGATAAAGAGGAAACAAAAAAAATACTGGATAAGGCATACATTCCTGTTCCTAAGGGAGAGGTTTGTCGCAGTGAAGAAGGATTAAAAGAGATCATTGCGGAAATTGGTTTCCCGGTTGTGTTAAAACCTATTGATGGAAATCATGGGCGCGGCATTACTACAAACATCACAAATCCTGATCAGGCTATCGCAGCTTTTGAAATTGCCAAAACTGTTTCTGATGAAGTAATTGTAGAAAGATATATTGTTGGTGACGACTACCGCTTTCTGCTTGTAAATTATAAGTTAGTTGCTGTTGCCAAGCGCACCCCGGCAATGGTTATGGGCGATGGACATTCAAGCATTCAATCTTTAATTGATCAAACGAATGCCGATCCAAACCGTGGCGAGGGTCACGAAAAAGTAATGACCACTATTAAAGTAGATAAGGTAACTGAGACTATTTTAAAAGAAAAAAATCTGAGCCTTGATCACATCCTGCCGCTTGGAGAAATTTTGTTTTTAAAAGACACAGCCAATATCAGCACAGGTGGCACTTCTACAGATATGACTGATAACGTTCATCCTGCAAATGTTTTTATGGCTGAACGCATTGCAAAATTGATGAAGCTGGATATATGTGGAATTGATATTGTGGCAAAAGATGTTGCGCTTCCTTTCAATCAGGACAATAACGGAGCTGTCATTGAAGTAAACGCTTGTCCGGGTTTTCGCATGCACTTAAATCCTTCTAAAGGACTTGCGCGTAACGTTGCAGAACCTGTAATTGATATGCTTTTTCCAGAAGGCGGAAAATCTTCGAGAATACCCATTGTTGCTATTACGGGAACAAACGGAAAAACTACCACCACGCGTTTAATCTCTCATATTGCTAAAGTGGCGGGACATAAAGTAGGGTATACTACCACTGATGGAATTTATTTGCAAGATCATTTAATTCATTACGGTGATTGTACAGGAAGCCAAAGTGCCGCCACGATTTTAACCGATCCAACGGTAGATTTCGCAGTGCTGGAGTGCGCACGTGGAGGACTTCTTCGTTCAGGTTTAGGATTTGACCATTGTGATATTTCTATAGTTACCAATATTTCAGAAGATCATTTAGGTTTGAAAGGAATAAAAACGCTGGAGGAAATGGCCAAAGTAAAATCGGTTGTTCCAAAAAGTACTTTTGATCATGGTTATGCCATCTTGAATGCAGACGATGATCTTGTTTATGGAATGAAAGACGAACTGGATTGTAATATTGCCTATTTTAGTATTGATGCAACTAACGAGCGTATTAAAAAACATTGCGCTAATGGCGGACTCGCGGCAGTAGTGGAAAAAGGATTTTTAACTGTGTGCAGAGGAGAGTGGAAGATTCGGGTACATAAAATTGAAAGTATTCCGCTAACGGTTGGTGGAAGAGCAGAATGCATGATCAAAAATATTTTACCGGCTACACTTGCAGCTATCATTCAGAATTTTAAAATAGAAGATATTCGCCAGGCTTTATTAAGTTTTATTCCTTCGCCCGAATTAACTCCAGGACGTATGAATCTTTTCAATTTCAAAAATTTTGATTTGATGATTGATTACGCACATAACACCGCAGGCTTTATGGAATTGAAAACCTTTATGGATAGAACAAGAGCTACTAAAAAAACCGGCATCTTCACGGGTGTTGGTGACAGAAGAGATGAGGATATCCGTAACCTGGGTATTATAGCGGGCCGTATGTTCGACGAAGTTATTATACGCCATGATAAGGACATGCGTGGAAGGCCACAGCAAGAAGTGACAAACCTGGTAATTGAAGGATTAAAACAAACAAATCCGGATATTTCTATTCTGGTAATTTCCGATGAACATGAGGCGGTAGAACACGCTATCAATCATGCTCAGCCCGGAGAATTTATTGTGGTTTGCACCGATACTATCAACGAAAGCACAGCGTATGTAAAATCCCGTCTACAGGAAGAGACAAATAAAAGCAATCTGGTGCATGCTATTAATTAA
- a CDS encoding ABC transporter permease — translation MNESPNKRAIIVGVFVLVGILFLIAGILTIGNLHSTFSTKLHVTTLFDDVGGLQKGNNIWFSGVKIGTIKKVEFYGDAKVRVIMSIDEKAQQYIRKDAKVKVSSDGLIGNKILVIYGGSSTAMAVQENDTLSVEKTFSTEDMMNTLQENNKNLVSITGNLKTISQDLSDGKGSIGKLIKDETLYNNLTATGNSLKNASDKANQVMTSLSGFTSGLNKKGTLANQLVTDTLVYSSLKRSVAKLNVITDTAAAMVSSLNSATRNPKTPAGVILHDEEAGAHLKSTLKNLDSGSKKLDEDLEAAQHSFLLKKYFKKKAKQEKK, via the coding sequence ATGAATGAATCACCAAATAAACGCGCAATCATTGTAGGCGTTTTTGTACTCGTAGGAATTCTGTTTTTAATAGCAGGAATTTTGACCATAGGAAACCTGCACTCCACTTTTTCGACAAAGTTACATGTCACCACTTTATTCGATGATGTGGGCGGTTTGCAAAAAGGCAACAACATCTGGTTCTCTGGTGTGAAGATTGGAACCATTAAAAAAGTAGAATTTTACGGCGACGCCAAAGTTCGTGTGATCATGAGCATAGACGAAAAAGCCCAGCAATACATTCGTAAAGATGCCAAAGTAAAAGTAAGTTCGGATGGACTGATCGGAAATAAAATTCTTGTTATCTATGGTGGAAGTTCAACAGCTATGGCTGTTCAGGAGAACGACACTTTAAGTGTTGAAAAGACTTTTTCTACAGAAGATATGATGAATACGCTCCAGGAAAACAATAAAAATCTTGTTTCTATAACCGGCAATTTAAAAACGATAAGCCAGGATTTAAGTGATGGAAAAGGAAGCATTGGAAAACTTATTAAAGACGAAACGCTTTATAACAATCTTACAGCAACCGGCAATTCCCTGAAAAACGCATCTGACAAAGCAAACCAGGTAATGACTTCCCTATCCGGATTTACATCCGGATTAAATAAAAAAGGAACACTTGCCAATCAATTAGTAACAGATACTTTAGTTTACAGTTCTTTAAAAAGATCGGTGGCCAAATTAAATGTGATCACTGATACAGCGGCAGCAATGGTGTCTAGTCTTAACAGTGCAACACGAAATCCGAAAACTCCCGCCGGTGTTATTTTACATGACGAGGAGGCAGGCGCACATTTAAAATCCACGTTAAAAAACCTCGATAGCGGTTCCAAAAAATTAGACGAAGACCTGGAAGCGGCGCAGCATAGTTTTTTACTGAAAAAATACTTTAAGAAAAAGGCAAAACAAGAGAAAAAATAA
- the trxA gene encoding thioredoxin, with the protein MSQFNDLINGEQPVLVDFFAEWCGPCKTMAPVLHEVASKLNGKAKIIKVDIDKNSSAANAYNVRSVPTLILFKKGKILWQQSGAMPGNHLLAEIEKFI; encoded by the coding sequence ATGTCTCAATTCAACGATCTTATTAACGGAGAACAACCTGTGCTGGTTGACTTTTTCGCAGAATGGTGCGGACCCTGTAAAACAATGGCACCCGTGCTTCATGAAGTAGCTTCTAAACTCAATGGTAAAGCCAAAATCATTAAAGTTGATATTGATAAAAATTCCAGCGCGGCAAATGCCTACAATGTGCGCTCAGTACCTACGCTTATCCTTTTTAAGAAAGGTAAAATACTCTGGCAGCAATCGGGAGCTATGCCCGGAAATCATTTACTGGCTGAAATAGAAAAATTTATTTGA
- a CDS encoding two-component system response regulator: MEELKNNSHIIIADDDLDDQYIIKEVIEKMNVKHEFISVYNGLELIHLLKGTGKTGEKIIPGLIIMDLNMPLLDGLGALTQIKANEDLNHIPIYILSTSRFDYDRQRALELGANDFFSKPYKFEELKEIIKEIYTKTFTES; this comes from the coding sequence GTGGAAGAGCTAAAAAATAATTCTCATATTATCATTGCAGACGATGATCTGGATGATCAGTACATCATTAAAGAAGTTATTGAAAAAATGAATGTAAAGCATGAATTTATCTCGGTTTACAACGGGCTTGAACTCATTCATCTTTTAAAAGGCACAGGAAAAACCGGCGAAAAAATTATTCCCGGCTTAATTATCATGGATTTGAATATGCCTTTGTTGGATGGCCTGGGCGCGTTAACTCAGATTAAAGCTAACGAAGACCTTAATCATATTCCTATTTATATTCTTTCTACCAGTCGTTTTGACTACGACAGACAAAGAGCTCTCGAATTGGGAGCAAATGATTTTTTTAGTAAGCCCTATAAATTCGAAGAACTAAAAGAAATCATTAAAGAAATCTATACAAAAACTTTTACGGAATCTTAA
- a CDS encoding YbhB/YbcL family Raf kinase inhibitor-like protein encodes MIRLCTFFIALYFGYKQVNPGLLVQSTSFANTHYIPYRYTCDGENVSPELRVTQIPKNTKTLALILIDSSAAFGEFDHWVVWNLPPTAKIAEKSTAGVTGRNSRRENKYMGPCPPNGIHEYRFRLYALDTELELPDSTGKENLVKAMQGHVLASGELVGKFQRQ; translated from the coding sequence ATGATACGTTTGTGTACATTTTTTATAGCCTTATATTTTGGCTATAAGCAGGTTAATCCTGGTCTTCTGGTGCAAAGCACTTCTTTTGCAAACACGCACTATATTCCGTACCGTTACACCTGTGATGGAGAGAATGTGAGTCCTGAATTACGTGTTACACAGATTCCAAAAAACACAAAGACACTGGCTTTAATTTTAATAGATAGTAGCGCAGCCTTTGGTGAGTTTGACCATTGGGTAGTATGGAATCTTCCGCCAACCGCTAAGATTGCCGAGAAGAGCACTGCAGGTGTTACAGGCCGCAATAGTCGCAGAGAGAATAAATACATGGGACCCTGTCCTCCCAACGGAATCCATGAGTACCGCTTTCGCCTGTATGCTTTAGATACAGAATTAGAATTGCCCGATAGTACCGGAAAAGAAAATTTAGTGAAAGCCATGCAAGGGCATGTTTTGGCAAGTGGAGAATTGGTGGGAAAATTTCAAAGGCAGTGA